atcATGTACAGCATGTTGTCAGtaacaatgaacacaacaacacgagTGATCTGATTTATTACGGCGTGTGAGGAGGTGGAATGAAGttattatctcatctcatctcatctcctacaaCTGTTTAACCCTCGGTAGAGTCGCAGGGTTCCTGGAGCCTTTCCCAGTTGTCATCAACTTATTAATGAAAACCTAAAGTGCAGCTACATGCTGACACCATGGGGACGTTTAGGGAActgaacaggaaactgaaatcATGAACATGCTCCAGAAAAGAAGTGTAACGCCATCTCGGCCTCCATTCTTTCCAGCGTGAAATGAAATGTCGtggtgttttgtgaaatgttgtttgttttctgtaatgtcgttgtATTTTTCACCATAAAAGGTGGTAGGAATAAAAGAATTTCATGAAAAACATCCCTCAAAGGAGGATGATCTTTATCAACAACGAAATGATCCATTCATGCTACAACACTGtctctcttgcacacacaccATTTATTgcatggaaaataattcagtttttccATAACTTGGGATTTTCGGACTGGGATTCAAAGGTTAAAAccctgaaaatgaatgaaatattgGTAGTTAGAagtgatttatgaaaaaaaaggctgaaaaacagaaaaagattcTGTATACATCCACCAGTTTAAGACATGGTATTCAAAGAGCATGCAAATTGTATTTTCCTTATTATTTGCTACaactgtgtttgcttttataaTAGTCTTACTTAAATATGTCACTGATATGGAACTTCTTCATGTTCAGATGTTCAGGCTGTATTGGAaactgatggcagattatatcagaGGGGTTTTCCAGTTTGACATAAATGACTTTCTTTGTAACTCcatcaaaccatctgtcttctctggttgaactgtggatgttgttgtgctTCGTGCGGACGTGGACAGCTGTATCCTGGTTCTCATGGGTTGAGCCATGCATTTGTTGATGGGATGTTTAGTTTCCCCCAATGCACAAGTCTGCACATTCTTCGCTGCACTTGAATTAACTtgaacaaatgaaaactgttCAGATGACTTGGACTCGTGTACATGTTTGTTGAGACAGGTTTGACACTAACGTACAGTCTCTTGCTTCTCCTGATAAGGCCTCAACAGAACGAGTTAGACGAGATGGAGATTTGGCTTTGACTCTTTGAACACCAATCAATAAcactgtgagaaaaaataaGAGTGTTAAAGATGTTTGGGCTGGCCAACCGAACCATAACTAAACCACAGTTAATGTTTCACTACTTTTTATTTGCTGACATAGCGTAACTATAAAAacaggaggctgctgctgaGCTCCAGCCTGACTCTGCACAAAGACACGCTTTGCTCCAGCTGACTTGAGTCACTGCTGCAGGTAGTGATGGACAAAGTCTTCTGAACTTGTGTTGAAATGGTTCTATGTTTCCAAGCATTCGATACAATTAAATATGGAGACATGTGCTGAATAACCTTCAACACAGCATCGCCATCGGCGTGGATCAATAAAAGGCGAGGTGTCATGAAGCAGTGTGTCACAgttatgtatgtttatatacaCTTGTGTTATAGTGCGTTTGTGCCATCATGAACGACTGAATGTAATAGAGATtaagagaaatataaaaatttATGTACTAAGaacagaaaatggaggaaaatctAGCAAATGCTTGTGCAACCAGGGAATGTTCTGACTATAGTTGTACAAAATGCTGGTGGAGCTGGAAAGGAGATTTGGGaggttcaaatgttttttattcaagACATGGAACCAAATCTTCCATTCCATCTGCAGTCACGTGCGTTTGGAAAACTTTGCTAGATGGAAGCTGGACACGACGCATTGCTGTATCATACGTCCCGTGGGAACGTTTTGCAGCAGGGTCTTTGAGCTATGCTGAGGAATGGCAGAGTttgtgaaaagaggaaaaacctgACATGTAAGGCAACGTTGGCATATCCTGCCGACATATTTAAGTTTTCATCCAGCGTCAAAATCACTGCCTTCACGTCAATGAGCCACCACTTCAGCTCATACGTCTCTGATGTGAACACTGACGCCTGGGACTGAGCCGTAAGGCAGGAGAGTGACTGTTCGAGTTATTCTGGTGAGGACCCAAACGTGCTGCAGGTAAGGCAGGACAatccaaaatacaaaacatccAAAGGAATCATGAAACTGGCAGGGAGCAAAAACATGGAGACAAGATTAAGGAAAGAAACATCAACAATgagacaaagaacaaagggaaggcgGGGCTACAAAtacacaagacacaggtgagacaccaGGACAAACTGATTAATAATCACACGaaggacacagacaggaaatccagaccttaacaaaataaaacaggaaactccaaaacatgattcacaaaataaaagacagacacagaccatGAGATCACAGTGATGCCAGAGCAGGAGattttgaaatagtttttaatttattttgtgggcaaaaaaacaaaaaacaaattggtgttttttatttatttattcttaaagCTTGTTCAAAACTGGTTATTTTGCGACAGTTGCATCTTCTAATGGTTTgtagatgaacacacacaagtgcAACAGCCACTTTGTCCAAGTTAGAATGTCTTATTTCAAGCATCTGAACCTTTTCAGCTCATACCATCTTAAAAAACAGACAACTATCAAATgtaattcattgttttattgtcagtcTTACTTACGCCCATAGATGAAATACAGTCCTGAGCAATGGCAGTACTGACTGTAAAGTTACAGCTATTTTTCTCTTCATACTTTTCTTGTATCGACACaaatttactttgttttatctgtggGTTCTTTGAGCTTAgatgtgtttacttgttttaatAAGTCACATTCtcctgttttattatttttacatattcatatattttatatatccCTCATTTGTCTTTTGAACCAAATATTTATTGGCATTCATATGTATTTAcacacattatttcatttagatCAGATTGTTCTTTGATATATACATGTGAAAAATTAAGGTTATACAAGAAATGTGTAGCAGAACAACTGAACCAGTAACAGTTTGACAAACATCTCTGGTTCATTGGATTGAAGCTGATATTTCTCTACACAATTCACAAATACATTTGGACAAAGATCCTGAGATATTTGATTAGAAAGGGAGGGCTCAAGCAGATTAGATACTGGGTTTAGagaatggggggaaaaagagtTTATGGTGATCAACCAGATGATGTTTGGAGGGGAATCTTGTGGTTCTTTAGGCAACTGCAAGATAGTTTGGGTTTGACAAGTAAAGACCTTCATAGGTGTTTGGACGTGAGAAGTTACCTGACGTCACACAAAGAATTGAGTTTAGGAAACAATCAACACCCATAGAAAGGAaagatgttaatgttttctCAAGAATCTATACATGTTATTGAAGATGCTGGGAAGATAAGTATTTGAAGAGAGGCATAAAATAACTAGTAGTCCAATGTGGACAGAATTCGATTGAAAATTAAAGACCCTCTCTATGACTGACAAATTTAACAGTAATGTAACAGTACTAAAAGGAACTGGTGCTGGAGGGAACGTCATCAGACacaagatcacacacacattttctggGAGTGGCCAAAGTTGAAAAATGTTTGGAAGGGAATTCAGAACGAATTATTTTTGCTACTGAACAGCGATTTACCTTTGAACCcatcattttatattattggACCACTCCCTAAGGGAAGAGCGGAGAACAAGAAGCTGTTTTTATTCCATGTCCTACTTTTTATAACCAGGGACATATTAAGTTGTTGAATGTGTCCAATGTTCATCTGGTATCAAGGAATTGACAAGTGTTGTCTTCAGCAGCCGTGCAgcgtatttatttaatttggtcAAAGTAACAAACACTCAGGTGGAGTGAACATCCACCAGCCTTTGCTGTTGAGCTAACAAACAGAGCAACCCATTTCTTTGGGGAAGTGGCACATCAAAATAAAAGGGCCTTCACAATAAAAACCCTCTAAAGACATTTGAGTCAAAGCGTCATTACTCAATACTTCACATAAGTCCTCCTATTGTAGCTCAGTGACATGAGGGAGTGAGGTTTATGTAATCAATGGTCGTTAGTCGTCACTTTCAGGTCGACACCGCCCCCCAAACCTAAAAACCTCCCCACCACTCAGTTACATCTCAACATTAAACGTGTTAAACTTACACAACTGTATGAGGCTCTCTTTATTAATGTATAACAtccaagtgaaaacaaaagacaaatatctTTTCATaagatgaattaattaaatatgtgtATAGACAGAACAACAGGAGCTCCACATCTGCTTCATGCTCTGTTTAACACTTATTTCCAACAATCAACAGGTTGTGAACGTCTCAGCAGTACGGGCCAGGTCTGTTAAAGTCTATCCAAAGCCATATTCTGTCCATGTATTCATTGATTGTGGTGGTGACTATCTGGGAGAAAGCACAGCGGCTGTACGGCTTTGGAAAAAAGTGGAAGTAGTTCCCACTTGGAGGGTCAGTGGGACGGATCCCTGCATGCTTCATGCACAAACCCAGATACACATCTTCAATGTAGAGAGCTCTAACGTGTCTGGATGCCTCCACCAGCTTTTTTGGGAGGTCTAAAGATAAAACGTAGCCCAGACCCAGAGCATAATGTGGCAACACTGGTTCAGAGTAAAGCTCCTCAGGTATGTACCACTTAGAGTATTTATCTCTACACACTCCACCTTCATATTCCACAAGTCCAGTCATGTAGTTTGTCTCTGGAGCCTCTAGGAGCATCTTGATGAGGTTTGGGACATTCAGAAACATGTCTGAGTCGATCTTCATGGCGTAAGATGCGCTGGAGCAGTAAGAGTCCAGCCACTCCAGCATCACCATGGTCTTGATGGTCAGGTTCTTGTAGCAGTCCAGGAAGTCGCTCTGGATCAGGTCTCGGTGCTCTTTgctctcctgcagcagctgctctcgCAGCAGCTCGGCCCCGTCTCCGGTCTGCAGCCCCAGCAGGAAGAACAGCCTCAGCTCTTTGCCCAGGACCGAGCTCTGGCCTCCCCAGGTGCTGCGGATCACGTCTCTGTGCTTCCGGTTGTGGGGGGCCACAGGGACCATGAGGACCAAGAAGGGCTTCTCCTGCTCACATCTCTGAGGCTCATTCATGAGGAAGTTGTACTTGTAGGGGTATTCCACTAAGTATGGTCTAAGAGATACATCAGGAACAGCTGGGTTCTGATCCACCACTGAAGGATGTGCAGTCTGCTGTGGTGTAGAGGGGTCGGCCTCCTGTGTTGATGTCATGTTCTGACTCTCAGCAGCAGTGTTGGGCTCAGATGTAGATCTAGAATCAGTCCTGTTGTctgcattaatatttaatccATGATTTCTGACAGCTTTGATCCATTTAAAGTCCCTCTCAGGCACTACTTCATTTACGTCCATGtagtaaaacatgaaacatgctCCAAACACCAGAAAAACCACAAAGTAGAACCGATGGGAACGAAGACACAATCTCCTGAAGTTCAGCATTTTCTCCCTGAGACGACACAATTTctttaaaggaaagaaatatttcaaattattATCAAAGTATTTAGTCTTATTTTAGGTTCATATGTCTTCAGGTTTTAGTTAGCGACAACTTCTCTGCTTctatgacagaaaaaaaggagaaaatgaatcCTCACATACCTTTTTCAGCCCATAACAAGTCACTTTGAAGCATGTTGTCTCCCTTGCTGTCGGACAATGAAAAACTCATGGgactcaggtgtgtgttttccctgaCACATGTTTCTTACCTGCAGAAGAGCCACACCTGTGTTTACTCCACCcttcagtttattgtttgagGAAAACCATAAGTCCTCGGAGAAATAAAACTCTTATGCACTTTTATTTCTCACCGTAAAGAATAATTAACCTTTTATAAATAACAGCCACTAAAGGTTTGAATTAATCTTAATCACAGAAAATGGGACCTGTCTGAACTTAAAACTGTTTAACATATGTTAATGATCTACAATGATTTAGACTCTTCCCTTTTtatctaaaatgttttcatctgaTCTTTAGActaagacagactttaatgttccacaagggaaattttattatttttatttattgt
The sequence above is drawn from the Mugil cephalus isolate CIBA_MC_2020 chromosome 3, CIBA_Mcephalus_1.1, whole genome shotgun sequence genome and encodes:
- the LOC125005967 gene encoding beta-1,3-galactosyltransferase 1-like, with the protein product MLNFRRLCLRSHRFYFVVFLVFGACFMFYYMDVNEVVPERDFKWIKAVRNHGLNINADNRTDSRSTSEPNTAAESQNMTSTQEADPSTPQQTAHPSVVDQNPAVPDVSLRPYLVEYPYKYNFLMNEPQRCEQEKPFLVLMVPVAPHNRKHRDVIRSTWGGQSSVLGKELRLFFLLGLQTGDGAELLREQLLQESKEHRDLIQSDFLDCYKNLTIKTMVMLEWLDSYCSSASYAMKIDSDMFLNVPNLIKMLLEAPETNYMTGLVEYEGGVCRDKYSKWYIPEELYSEPVLPHYALGLGYVLSLDLPKKLVEASRHVRALYIEDVYLGLCMKHAGIRPTDPPSGNYFHFFPKPYSRCAFSQIVTTTINEYMDRIWLWIDFNRPGPYC